CATGTTTGCTTCAGCTGGCTGAAAGCCACAGTGTAGCTACCTGGTCAGGTCAGCCCATGCTTCCCCACCCTTGGCTGCTTGCTTCCCACTTCCATGCCACAGtcgccctcatttctttttcagagaagctGACACTATAATCCAGATCACCAAAATAacccattatttttctttctgtagtgtTACTTTTATGAGAGGTCATCACCTTCTCTTCTACCCACAGAAAGAAGTAATTGAAGCACTTGGGAACTCCCAGATAAAAGGACTGAGCAGTATCGAGAGCAAAGTTTGATCCGTGGCTGCAAATGGCTGTAAGGGCCAGCTCATTTTGCAATTCATCACAGGTTCTTCTGTATCCTCCACCCACTACAATAAGCCACACTGTGGTTACAAGATACAAAGCTTGTGAAAATCCCTGTGTtactggagggagaggagggaggtagGAGGAAGAGCCCCATTAACAGATGAAGTGCTGCTTGCTCCGTTCACACCATCCCACAGAACCCCAGAGTAGAAAACTGACATTTTGCTTCACAGCACAGAAATTTTTCCAAAAGCTTCTCTCCCAGCAGCCCGTGAAAGGTTGATTGTGGCCCAAGGAAACAGGCTTTGCTTCTTAGGGTCCCCAGGAATTTGCAGGGCAAGCAGAATGGCTTCCCACGTATATCTATATGTGTATCTACTTATGTCCCTAAACAGTCTTTGGTGTGCAAAAATTAGCTTGCAAATTGTAGAGGCAAGCCAAAAAGCCAGGTGAGACGGGACTGAGAAGTGAGATCTCCTTAGGTTGTACCTGTAGGCTTGCTGCCAttcttttttaacatatttaagtCAGGCTAAAATGGTATAGTAGGATTGCCTCCATCTAGGAGTAGAATCAAATTTGGCATCCTGTATCATCCTGCCAAACTCACTGTCGTGTCATGGGAGCAACCTGGCCCTGTAGACCACAGATGGTTGTGAAGAAGTTTCCAGTGGAAAGTCAGTGAGAAAATGAGCAACATTTTCACAGTACTAGAAATAAGTGTTACCATTTTGACTTCAACCTTTTAGCAAGCAATACTTTCACAAAAGGCAAAGCTATTTTGAGCtctgaaatagaaaaagaaatctaccaaagaaaacctgctgcttctcagccagactgtttttttttccctcataagGAATTATGTGACTACAGAACTATACAGAAAGACTTAAGCCTGAATATGACTTGCAGCAGTGTTGGGCTAAATGCAACACAGTTGATTAAGGCTGGAAAAAGCTCAGCAGATTGCCTCTGCTTGGTTTACAAGAATAAATCATGCCTTCTGGTAGCTTTTCATCATTTGCATTGGCTGTGCTTATAGCTGAATCAAATATGGAGacaaatgcttttgaaagaatGTACTGTGGGTATTGCTAGGCAAGTGATTAATCGGTGTGGGGGttgcaggctttttcttttttcagcttgtACTGTTCCGCTAAAACTGTTTACTGGCTTTTAAAAAGGAAGCTTAAGGTAGTGATAGGTTTTACAGGTCACACAACATTAGTATGGGGTGTGGACCATGCAGAGTGATCTGTGCTGTGCAGCTAGCTACCTCAGAGGCCTCTTGTCATGTCCTATTCCAGCCGATCCTAGTCCAGGAGGCCTCTGTGCATGCTGACATTGGACAGAGCCAACCCCCGGCATGCAGAGGGTGTTTCTGCCACCTGCATGTGAAATTGAGGGTGGTCAGCAATGGCACAGTTCAGGCTAAATCTCCTAGCAATAGCTGACCGATACAGACACAAGCTGTTGAAGATGCTGTGGCCTGGGGCATGTAGATCTGGTCTGAGTGGACTGTATACCTGCAgcacagagacagacaggcactgtTCAGTACTAAAACCTCCTGCTCCAACCGCTTTTTTGCCAGACCTCTCTGCCAGCTGGCTTTCTAGTGTTTGTCTGTAGCAGAAGAGCCGGTGCAAGCCTTCCCCATTTCCCCCCCATCTCCAGGCTAAAGAAGGAATATACCTAGCCTACTACTACTTGGTAAAACACAACTCCCAGGAGACTCTTAAGAAGACTACATGCTCCAGCTAAGTATTTTTACAGTATCAACAGAATATTGTAGCTGTAAATAATATTCCCACAGTTCGCAGAAATATTCAGCCTTGCTCTGAATGTTTCTAAGCTTCTCATCTCAATAGCATTTTATAGCAAAGAGATCAGTGGGCAATTTTATATAAGAAAAGCTCCTTCATTTATCAGCTTTAGATTTGCTGCCTCTGATTACATATAGTATCCCCATAGTTCAATATTGTGAGTGCTTGACTCATTTTTGTCTACCTTTTGTTATTTAATGTGCCCCTAACATGTTTCATTTATTACTCACTTATTTCCTTACCAAGTGctctttttaaatctctcttcATATGGAAGCAGTACCACCGTTGCAATAATTTTTATTGCCCATGTCTGGATTTCTAGTGTAACTTATTTGAGATGGGCTGACCAAATCTGGATTAGATAGACTAAGCGAGGATACACCAATGATCTATACAGCAGAACTAAGGTATTCTGCCTGatgttctctatttctttttaaatagtatACATGGTATTTTTTAGCAACTGCTCTACTTTGAGAAGATGTTTTGTTGAATCCATAAGATCTACAGGTTTTTCTGGAATAGTTAAAGCTGCTGTAGAATTATGTATTTTACATTCTTTCTTCTGTTCCCGGTTATCCAGCAATCCTCTCTGAATTCTATCTCACATTATGTTGCCCAACCACCaagttttgctcatttttttctaaaattactCACATTCCTTTATAACAATGAGTAACAGAAGTAACTTCATGTTATGTAGAAAGCTCACCCCTTTACTTTACACTCATTCTTCCTGGGTACTAATGAAAGTATTGATGTGTCAGAAATCTTCACTCTCTTCTATATTGCAATTGAGAACTTGAAACTTACACAAAAGTAGTTCAAGGCTAACATTAGAAGAATTAtcttaaaagcaaacagaacacCATAGGCACCTAAGTGAGGAACAGACTCACAGTGATGGACTGATATCATATATTATTGATTATACGCGTCAGGCTTTGTCAACTTCCAGGAACAACACCAGTGAAAATGCACATAGCCTGGTGTAAACCATCCACATCCTCACTATAAGCAACACAGGCTGCTCTTCAGCACCAGGTCTATCCATACGCCCTAAAGGCATAGCTGCAGGGTCCTCTGCCCTAAACTCAATCCATAGGTGGTAGAGACATGCTGTGACACTGCTACACAGTCCTAAAACAGCATGGCCATGTCCTGACTGGGGCATTACCCACCTCTAAGGTTcaggctgcctgcctgccagctggctctctcttttccttccatgtCAGGCTGTGGGACACACAGGACGCATCACCTTGCCTTCTGCTCTCCCTCCGTTAGCTCCTCACCATCTGACCAAGAGCCTGGACACATCTTCCCAGACAGAGCTTGCAGACTTGGTGCAGAATAGAGAAATAGATCGTGAGAGTAAGAGAACAATTTAACTATGATGTGGATTTTCATAGCCATCTGCAAGCCAACTtaaaagctgggggaaaaaaagtggaaaataaaaatgaagaaaatgtataGAAGCTGTGAAAGGGAGTTTTAAACTGTGTTTATGTAAGAGGTCATCAGTACAAAAGCTTCTTTAATCAGCATGCTTATTCCTTCTGTCATTCTGAGACACTGGGCTCAGGCAGTTGCTTTTGCTGCACCCTCTGGGGGCAGCTATATTCCTTTGCTGACAGCAAGGCACCTACTGCTGAAATAAGCTTGCCATTTCAGCCCAGAACTACAGAGTTGTCTATAGGAATTCCTTTGCAGCACAGAAAGGAAGCCAAACTTCCTGATTATATCAAAATTGTAATATACAAAGGTAGAAATTTCCATAGCAGCACTTTACTACTGATGAGCCATAAAATGCTTTGCATATACAAAGTGCTTTCGATATAAGAATCTAAAAGCATTTTTGTGAAATCAGTAAGCTTCCAAACACCTCTGTTGAGTATCTGAACAGAATCATGCctattttccagagaaaaaaatgaggtagAGTAATTTGTTCAAGCTGACGCAGCAGAAAATTAACGGATATAAGTATATGAGTAAAGATCCCTCACTTTTAATTTTGAATCGGTGTGTCAACAGCACATGGGAACAGAAACTCTCTGGCACTTTATGTAGTCTTGGGCAGGTATTTATTCTGTAAGTATCTTAATTGCTTGATCATAAAACTAAAACAGATTAAAAGTACAATCACATCAACAGATCAGTGAATTCGTGATTATAATATATTTTGAAGATAAAACTATTGCAATAATTGCAAAGGGCACTCAGATGAATCTAGTAAATTTTACATGCAACTAGCAAGTGTTGGTAATAGGCATACTATAAACAAATAGGCTAGATTGTATAATATCTAATTTCTACCATGTTTACAAAAAACCTgtaaaacttgtattttttaCTGCTTCGGTGTAAATACAATGAAAAAGGTATTGTCTAACAGATTATTACCTGTAAATAAAGCCCATTAAAGTTGATTTTTAAAGGCCTAATATAAATAAGAATCTGATCCTACTTCTTTTacgttttttaaaatgtttcaaatgtcCACATGCACGTGCTGTTGCTGggaaaatactgcatttgctttATGATTGTATTTTGCATCTGGTTTTAAAGATAAATATCACTGTGATTTCTGTTTGCTGCTTTGGTTTTGTGTGTTTCCTTTATGGAACACGATCTTAACTAACCTTAGGAGTGTCCAGGTTTCGGTTTTATTAAGCACTAACCAAAATGCATACATCTGTCCAACACTAAAGCACTATAAACACTATAACACTATAAAGCACTATGCACAAAGATCCTTAACAGTTTCAGGTTCGTTCAAATATGTGCTATTAATCCATGGCTGTGTGAGCCAAGAATTCATTGTGGCATCTATCAGAAGATACTCCAACAGGATCTCATTCTTCACTCTGTTACACCAGAGTGAAATCAGAATATTATGCTAGAGAATCAGAGGTATTAGGCTTCAACAGGATTACTTCAGTAATGTGAACCACATCAGACTGAACGTTTGTAATCCGTCATACAGTAGCACTGACTGCAATAATCTCAGTGCAGAAGAGGGCTCTTAAACAAAACTGGTTTACCAATTATCAAGGTCACAAATGCTCACCTGCTTACCTTTTCTATTACAATTTTAAGAGGCCCCCATTCATTTTACTCACTTCCATCCAACTGCCAGCATTTCTGTCCCCAGTATGCTCTGCATGCCTGCACAGTTGATGTGGCATTCAGCACAGTGGAGGTTACTGATACTAGTTAGAGATGAAATAGAGACAATGGAGGATAGAGGTAGTGGCAAAACGGTACATGGCCAAATGGACCAGCTACAGACAGGAGAGAAATTTGGTGACAGGTCAACCTTCCTGCTAACCACAGCCAGTTCCCAATGCCtatgaaggctctgcccttcttaGCTGTGTGCTTTAACTGAGATTAAAATCTTCCTCCAGCAAGACTGAAATGATAACCATTTTTGCAAACCTCATCACTGATCGTGCTTGTTGGGCAAGATAAACAGCTCTGCCCCAAATTCATGCATGCCGGGCACCAGGCTgccattttcttccttccagcaGTAAGGTGCCTAGACCATGGGCCACTGAAGCTACCTGGACACAGCTCTGCGGGCAGGGGGCCCCCAGGGCACTTGGGGTCTGGGAAGTCTCTCTACCGGGCCAGCTGCCCTGCCCGCCTGGGATTTGAGGTAAACGGAGTAACCTTTATGTACTGCTCACCAAGACAGCAGAACCTGGAGGCGACTGacagcttaaagaaaaacaaaaaatacaaaaaacatctgacgttgcaaaaagaaaaaaagagaaaaaacactcgCACAACCTCCCACCTCTGTTTGCTCCAGCCTCTGCCTGCCCCCATTTCCAGCTGAGGCGAACGAAGAGCAGCGCAAAACCCAGCGGCTGCAGACCAGggccccagcagccctgctcgCCACACCGGGCGGGAAGGCGCTCGGGCTGCAGGCGCCCTCCTCGGGCAGGAGCACGTTAAATTCCCCACAGGAGACCCCCAAAACCAGCCAGGGCTGCGGCGAAGTGCACACGCGCAGGCGTTGAAGCCGTTGGAGGCGATGAGTCCGTGCCGAGCGCGAGCTCGCGGGGGGGTCTGGAGCGGGGGGCAACGGCGGTTGGCCTGAGAAACGGCCGCGGCCACCAGCCGAGGCGGAGGGGCGCCGGGGACGCGGCTGCGCGACGCCGAGGGGCAGAGACCAGCGCGAGGCACGTGAGCGCGCCCCCGCCAATAGGAGCGCAGCGAGGAGGCTCGCGAGGCTTCGTTCTCTATGGCAACCGTCACCCCGTAATCAGCCGTTAGCCCCTGTCGCCCCAACCGTCTCCTCAGCACCGGCGCCATGGTGAGTAACGGAGCTGCCTCTGGGCCGGCAGTTCCGCTGGGCGGAGGGTGGCGTCTCTCCCTTTGCTGGCCTTGCTCCACACGGCGGGCCTCTTCAGCTAGCGACACGGAGTACCGGCTCTGGCGGCCGCCGTCCCGGGAAAATGGGCTCCTCACGCCGGCGGTGGACAGAGCCCCGCTGAGCAGCGCCTTAGTCCTGAGGAGGCCCTCACTGTCTGTCGCCtctggggctgggagggcagcccggCTAAGGCCTGTGAGGGAGGTGTGGCCCTTCGTCGTGCGCGGGCCGCTCGGGGGAGTTGCTGCTGCTCGCGGTTCTGGGTATCTGTCTCACCTCTGTTGGACTCTGCGGAGACTGGTGGTGTTTGAGGTTTTTGCAGGATCCGATGGCGCAGTTGCTTAACTGGAGATCAGCATAACTGACCTAGAGATCACGAATGGCTTTGGCTTGACTTTATTTGTTTATTGGTTTAATTTGCCTTTGTAGCAGCTTTCTGGATTCTGAGGTTTCAGCACGGGCGttagcttctttctttctttctaactGGAACGAATAAAAACTTTTCATCTAAAGAAATCCGAGCAACAACAGAGTATAAATTGGGCTTCTCAGGCGATCTCATTTGCAAGTACTGGGACTTTGTGGGAGATGCCAGAATTGCAGCCATATCATGAGAGTTTGTTTTATTAATGGCTATTGCTCTTTGCTAGACTGCTTTAAATTCCAAGTGGTCTGGATTTGTGCTCACGTTTTCAGTATTATTCATCCAGGTGTTACAGTATTGCATTTATACATGAGCTACTCTGAGCAGTTGTATTAATAAGGATTAAGCAATCACATTACTTGTTTTGACTGAGTTGCTGTCTTGCTGCCTCCAGCATCAGCAGTGCTAGCTCAGTACGCTGGAGTCAACAAAATAGACTTCACCTTTGGTTGCACCAGCTTGCCAGGGACTGTGATTATAAACTCCCATTCATGCCTTGTGAAGATTGTGTTTCTTTGTGACTGGTGCTGCCTGCACTAGCAAGATTTAATCTAACATAATTTGCCATGCAGTACTCCTCCATGTGAAATGCAGACATACATGGAAGTGCTAATTAGCTAGATCTAAAAACAGTTCTTTCTTAATTTGCcctaaaaatctttgtttctggGCAGTAGGCTGATAAGAAACAAATTTCGATTATCACTTAAGATTACATGGGAAGTCTCAAGATTTTACATATAAGCTAACAGAGAAACATAACTTACTTTCCTGTGTATTTCTTTTAGTACGTctttaaaagataaaagataaatACGGCTGAGTTATACACGTGTACATACAATACAAAGAAAACTTTATCCAAGAGCTtcctctcccctacagtcgttcTGATTCTTTGTAGCCTTTGCCTTTACCCCTGATTGTCTCTGCTCCTGATTTTGTATGACTTTTCTGAGGGTATTGATTATCTGCGGATTTATTTTGAAGTACTGGTACTTTTAAAGGGGTAGCGCGTATGTGAGTTATGCAGGGGTTACACATGTGAAAATATGGTAGTTTTCTAACATACTAGTAAACATGATAACCCTTTATAAAAGCAAGCATGGAAACGAATTGGAGGGCAATGCTTCACAATACTAATGTTTCTTTTCACTTATTTCAGTGTGTGAATCTTTATGCTTATCTCCTTGTCCATAGGCAGAGCTAGGCCTTAATGAGCACCACCAGAATGAAGTGATCAACTATATGCGCTTTGCTCGTTCCAAGCGTGGCCTACGTCTAAAAACAGTGGATTCTTGCTTTCAGGACCTTAAGGACAGCAGGTACCATGAGGAGGGCACTGTATTAAGCTAAAAATTGCAGGGAGCAAGAATTGAGAAAAATATGTTAGTGACAGTTGTAGGTTTAATGCTTGATGGGGTGACTTTCTTTGGACAGTTTATATGTTCTTACTGAGGAAGAAAGACCCAATAATTTTTCTGAATGTTACAAGTCAAGCCGTTTTAAAACTAAGTTGTTTGAATCCTTAGGAATTAGCATAGAAATAGCATGACGTTGATTTATGTATTACTTCTTATGCCTAAATTTGGTACAAGACTCTAAATGGAAGTTATATTTCTGTTTATAATGTTTCCAAGATAAAATGTAAATGGATTAACAAAATTACTTGTGGCATTGTCGTCTAATAACTACTGATAGCAGATGGTTTTAGAAGGACATCGTGTTATTTATAAGTGATACTTGATGTAGTGAGGTCTCGTATAACAATGCAAATTGTTATCTTTATCGTATATGACCCATGTTGACTTTTCTGTTTAGACTTGTTGAGGAGACCTTCACCGTTGATGAGGTGACAGACATGCTGGATGGATTGCAGACTGTTGTACATAGTGAAGTGGAGTCAGAACTCATAAATACAGCTTACACCAATGTTTTACTTCTGCGCCAGATCTTTTCGCAGGCTGAAAAATGGTACCTTAAGTTACAGACAGACATCTCCGAGTTGGAGAATCGGTAACATATATTGGACTATAGAGAACCTCTTTCAATAATAAGAAAACTTCAAAGTATTGATTACTTATATTCTTTTCCTAACCTTAGAAAGTTATTCTTTTCCTATTGTATCAATGATAGATTAGTGTCAAATCTTCTGTCTATAAATGAGAGATAAAAGTGAGATAAATGATACTTTCAAATTTGtcatggaaaatgttttatttgtgagTAATATTCTTACTTGAATTAATCAGTTAAGAGCAGGTGATAGGATTTAAATATAAGCTACTTACATAATAAAAGGTTATTAATCAAATTGAAGACTCTAAATCTTACAATTTTAATACGTATACCATGCTACTGCATGACATTGTCCATTGCGTTTATTGTATTTGCATGGAGTTTCCTCCTGTACTTCTAACAGGAATCTTTTACACAATAAGGACCATAGCATGAGCCTGGTAGAATGTGTTTCATGACATAGCTCATTCAGTAAATGAATGCCtccctttatttttctcttcaagaGAATTGTTGGAACAAGTTGCTGAGTTCGAAAAGTCAGAATTTACATCCTCAAACAAGAAGGtagagttttattttaaaatgtcataattAAGTGCCATGTGGAGTCAGGAGTGATGTTTAAAATAACTACTTAGTACTGTCTCTTTgtgttttaagagaaaaaaatatttattcaatgTAACCTTTAAAGGTCTTCAAAAAGTAGCAGTTTACAATTCAGGACCAAGGCTCACACTGAGTTGCCTTGGCTGTTTCTAGACTGGGGATTCTGCACACTCCGAACATGCCTCCTAAGCCTGATCCCAAAGTCACGTAGACCAGGGATGCGTTGGAGCATCTGCTCCTGGTTCCCTTCCCTTGGAAACTGTGGTAAAACAAGCACAAGTGGATGTCTGGGCATTGTCCCAACATGAAGCTGAGAAGATCCCACAATACAGATAGAGCTCTAGCTTATCCTGTGTGATTAACATTGAATCTTATTTGTTTTGtaacataaatatgtatataattaATACAGATAATAGTTGagtactttatatatatatatgtgtatgtgtatattttgaactatttacatttttttgacTTACagtcacttaatttttttcccctaactctTCTATCTTCTGCTAGTTGCAGCATCAGAGCTCTTTTATTAGTTTGAATTTTCTATTTGCGTGCAGTACTTCTGTTTAATCTTTAGCTGAAAGTGAATTGTATAATGTGGCTATATATAATTTAAGGGCCAGGCTACTGAAAATGAACTCAGAATGAAAGATCATTCATTTGCTttccaaaagaaagcagaattgATTGGCGATAGTTATTTTACAGCCTAAAAGAATACTTTTCTTCCTCTGAGCATTTtgtattgttcttttttttaatcttttttttaattttaattttatcatCACTTTAGCCCAGTGCAGATCTCATTAAGCCAAAACTGGCTCCATTAAATGAAGGTGGGTCAGAGCTGCTAAACAAGGTAAGAATTTCTCTCTTGATGCAGCTGTAGTTGATGACTGTTTTGCCTATTCAGCTGAACTGGAAAGCTGTACAGTAATATTTGTATAATATATCTTTTGGTATTCAGCAGTCAGTGTAATATACAACAGAATGTGAAGTGAAATgctaataaattaataaatattctAAAGtactatttatttattgcttGGTTATGGCCTCTAGCATCTATTGCAATATTGAACTTCCTTTTGCAAAGACATTTTggcttttgtaattttttacttTTCCATTTAATGACTAAAGTTAGTAGAAACTAGTATTTAGCTATGTTTCGTGAGGCTGGACTTCTTACAAGGAAGTAAGTTAAAATATGTAGCTGGCTGAAATGATTAGGGTATCAAGGATTTTCTGTATTACTGGAAGTCAGTACTATTGAACTCCATCTTGTGGGGGTCTTTTTTAGCTTAACTTTCTCCTACAGAAACAAGAACTTAAGAA
This Dromaius novaehollandiae isolate bDroNov1 chromosome 2, bDroNov1.hap1, whole genome shotgun sequence DNA region includes the following protein-coding sequences:
- the LZTFL1 gene encoding leucine zipper transcription factor-like protein 1, which gives rise to MAELGLNEHHQNEVINYMRFARSKRGLRLKTVDSCFQDLKDSRLVEETFTVDEVTDMLDGLQTVVHSEVESELINTAYTNVLLLRQIFSQAEKWYLKLQTDISELENRELLEQVAEFEKSEFTSSNKKPSADLIKPKLAPLNEGGSELLNKEIARLQEENEKLKTRLKTIETQATTALGEKAKLEKSLKDLQMIQGDQKANVNQDITELENKVAALKCQFEKTLNDSTANQKSLEENLVTTKHDLLKVQDQLSTAEKELEKKFQQTAAYRNMKEILMKKNEQIKDLRKRLSKYEPED